The following proteins are co-located in the Micromonospora coriariae genome:
- a CDS encoding restriction endonuclease produces the protein MSFESLTNRGEYLSAHYLAEILPTTLKGGLLKQWAEDEKSGRITPRAGLRGMRRTYFDAKTELTDVDFFDPERLRKQHQDVLRALGFDPQPQTITVERNSQEYEVSVAHAELTTAHGIVALDCGWAVDTEAAQDPDDAGRLLDPLTLLSTETIETGAKLASLLFAADSPKPRYVLILSGGVITLADRTVWGEGRYLAVSLDTAYARNDDKELEVVAALFGADSLRPPAEGGTEPLADLVAGSRQHAVGVSSELREGLKVSVELIANEVLDQIRRAGYHPQQVMDLDELAKELGRESLRYLYRILFLLYAEARPELGVLPVNDPQYVEGYSLARLGDLVSRRLAPSAEDGTHLYESLDLLFRMVNEGHRPRGGADVEDKASEGEGLRFEPMRSDLFLPEKTKLIGRLIAEPGSDPDDEDAPKIDTRLRNKVLYEVLRRLMLTKGGKKRRGGFISYAQLGINQLGAVYEGLMSYTGFVATEQLYEVAKNGDPKDGSWMIPASKVDEYDDGVFVYKEDAYTGVRSRVSYQPGQFVYRLAGRDRQTSASYYTPQSLTEVTVQLALKYRLDQDDTITPARELLDWTICEPALGSGAFLNEAINQVAAEYLRRRQKELDVTLDPEDYHLELQRVKAYIALHNSYGVDLNRTAVELAEVSLWLNVMHAGLQAPWFGLHLQRGNSLIGAGRKTYGPKQLADKSWLTTAPKEQPFRDGPIDDGTIHHFLLPADGWGAVAGEKEARELAPAETARLKAWRTAMRRTPSAKGKNSQVQRLQALARRVEFLWGLVQQRLDISEREIRRDIAVWGADDLPPVTEAVPREEILADLTAPGTPYWRLKTLMDVWCALWFWPLDKVGLLDGSDPAYPATPVQVSHIKDEPAYEEPAVYETADIFGNVQPQQMKLPTKPSGGTRRMTVAEQLRQQVPLSNLDDWLTFAEALIGRSDLDETTERFYGRTLTSLSEMSDFERKLDGVIGVDSPWTLSDRFPWLLVADQIARQQGFFHWELSYAQAFAKGGFDLQVGNPPWVRPVWDRESVLAERDPWFKLVGNEVDWNRRRSAVISSSDGRRFIHQEHASHIGVLSYLGSRGAFPLLAGTQPDLYRAFMCQIWRHSNLRGVSGLLHPDSHLEGGREGSLREAAYRHLRLHASFVNGGNWAFAAPVSRTLQFSMNIYGAPGVISFVHASQLYGVTPLIGSFGHDGNGNLPGVKFLGKWDCRPHRSRLLVVDEARLFEWRALLGLGEAQPEAVPLLYPISSGEQRAMDALSRVEVRLRDVDLWTSGGFHQKSARTAGIFREELSNPGRWAEVIVQGPHFGVATPIAKQPPNMGNADRATDIDSLSADAVPATKYVRACDSERFRASQDAWAGRPYSDYYRMAWRRQIADNGERSLFAAILPPGPTHVDSVQSLASYRNVVTALNAGFWAALPLDYLLRITGRRDLREADARKMPYADPAHPLAPDLLIRALRLNCITSAYAELWGELFPIASRASSWAVNWPGLDDLLDGVKPDWTMHTPLRSERGRRSALVEIDALVAVWLSIDIEGLLASYRSRYGVLANYESDTWFDRSGRKLAGNFNTYGHGQTKEHFEQFLIYFDDVERNSAPDGYAAPFYKADRENEYRQAHAVFSKRLQDAIDAGWQPS, from the coding sequence CAGCACAGGACCCGGACGACGCCGGCCGCCTGCTCGACCCGCTCACCCTGTTGAGCACCGAGACCATCGAGACGGGCGCCAAGCTCGCCTCCCTGCTCTTCGCCGCCGACAGCCCGAAGCCCCGCTACGTGCTGATCCTCAGCGGCGGCGTGATCACCCTCGCCGACCGCACCGTCTGGGGCGAGGGCCGCTACCTGGCCGTCAGCCTCGACACCGCGTACGCCCGCAACGACGACAAGGAACTCGAGGTCGTCGCCGCGCTCTTCGGCGCCGACTCGCTGCGCCCACCCGCTGAGGGCGGCACCGAACCCCTCGCCGACCTGGTCGCCGGCTCCCGCCAACACGCCGTCGGTGTCTCCAGCGAACTCCGCGAAGGTCTGAAGGTCTCCGTCGAACTCATCGCCAATGAGGTCCTCGACCAGATCCGGCGGGCCGGCTACCACCCGCAGCAGGTGATGGACCTCGACGAGCTGGCCAAGGAGTTGGGCCGGGAGTCGCTGCGCTACCTCTACCGCATCCTGTTCCTGCTCTACGCCGAGGCCCGCCCCGAACTGGGTGTGCTGCCGGTCAACGACCCCCAGTACGTCGAGGGCTACAGCCTCGCCCGCCTCGGCGACCTCGTCTCCCGCCGCCTCGCCCCCTCCGCCGAGGACGGCACCCACCTGTACGAGTCACTCGACCTGCTCTTCCGCATGGTCAACGAGGGACACCGGCCGCGCGGCGGCGCTGACGTCGAGGACAAGGCCAGCGAGGGGGAGGGGCTGCGCTTCGAGCCGATGCGCTCGGACCTGTTCCTGCCGGAGAAGACCAAGCTCATCGGCCGGCTCATCGCCGAGCCGGGCAGCGACCCCGACGACGAGGACGCCCCGAAGATCGACACGCGGCTGCGCAACAAGGTCCTCTACGAGGTGCTGCGCCGACTGATGCTCACCAAGGGCGGCAAGAAGCGCCGCGGCGGCTTCATCTCGTACGCCCAGCTCGGCATCAACCAGCTCGGCGCGGTCTACGAGGGCCTGATGTCGTACACCGGGTTCGTCGCCACCGAGCAGCTCTACGAGGTCGCCAAGAACGGCGACCCGAAGGACGGCTCGTGGATGATCCCGGCCTCCAAGGTCGACGAGTACGACGATGGTGTCTTCGTCTATAAGGAGGACGCGTACACCGGAGTCCGCAGCCGGGTCAGCTACCAGCCCGGCCAGTTCGTCTACCGGCTCGCCGGCCGCGACCGGCAGACCAGCGCCTCCTACTACACCCCGCAGTCGCTCACCGAGGTCACCGTCCAACTCGCCCTCAAGTACCGGCTCGACCAGGACGACACGATCACCCCGGCCCGTGAGCTGCTGGACTGGACGATCTGCGAACCGGCGCTCGGCTCTGGCGCGTTCCTCAACGAGGCGATCAACCAGGTCGCCGCCGAATACCTGCGCCGCCGCCAGAAGGAACTGGACGTCACCCTCGACCCGGAGGACTACCACCTCGAACTCCAACGGGTGAAGGCGTACATCGCCCTGCACAACAGCTACGGCGTCGACCTCAACCGCACCGCCGTCGAGCTGGCCGAGGTGTCGCTCTGGCTCAACGTCATGCACGCCGGCCTCCAGGCCCCCTGGTTCGGCCTGCACCTGCAACGCGGCAACTCCCTCATCGGCGCCGGCCGCAAGACCTACGGCCCGAAGCAACTCGCCGACAAGTCGTGGCTCACCACCGCGCCGAAGGAACAGCCCTTCCGGGACGGGCCAATCGACGACGGCACCATCCACCACTTCCTGCTCCCCGCCGACGGGTGGGGCGCGGTCGCGGGGGAGAAGGAGGCCCGAGAGCTGGCGCCGGCCGAGACCGCCAGACTAAAAGCGTGGCGTACGGCGATGAGGCGGACGCCGTCCGCCAAGGGGAAGAACTCCCAGGTCCAGCGCTTGCAGGCCCTCGCTCGGCGGGTCGAGTTCCTGTGGGGGCTGGTGCAGCAGCGGCTCGACATCTCCGAGCGGGAGATCCGCCGCGACATTGCGGTGTGGGGTGCTGACGACCTGCCGCCGGTCACGGAAGCCGTGCCTCGGGAGGAGATTCTTGCCGACCTGACCGCGCCTGGCACGCCGTACTGGCGGCTCAAGACGCTGATGGACGTCTGGTGCGCGCTGTGGTTCTGGCCGCTGGATAAGGTCGGGCTGCTGGATGGCTCGGATCCGGCCTACCCAGCCACGCCCGTCCAGGTCTCGCATATCAAGGACGAGCCGGCGTACGAGGAGCCGGCCGTGTACGAGACCGCGGACATCTTCGGCAACGTGCAGCCGCAGCAGATGAAGCTGCCGACCAAGCCGAGTGGCGGTACTCGGCGGATGACGGTGGCCGAACAGCTCCGCCAGCAGGTGCCGCTGTCCAACCTAGACGACTGGCTTACCTTCGCCGAGGCGCTCATCGGCCGGAGCGACCTGGACGAGACCACCGAGCGCTTTTACGGCCGGACGCTCACGAGTTTGAGTGAGATGAGCGATTTCGAGCGGAAGCTCGACGGTGTTATCGGCGTAGACTCGCCATGGACCCTTTCCGATCGGTTCCCATGGCTTCTTGTGGCTGATCAGATTGCCCGTCAGCAGGGCTTCTTCCATTGGGAGTTGAGCTACGCTCAAGCCTTCGCTAAGGGAGGCTTTGACCTTCAGGTCGGAAATCCTCCCTGGGTCCGGCCTGTTTGGGACAGGGAATCCGTACTCGCCGAGCGCGACCCTTGGTTTAAGCTCGTCGGCAACGAGGTGGATTGGAATAGACGACGTTCCGCGGTAATTTCCTCGTCTGATGGTCGCCGCTTTATTCATCAGGAGCATGCTAGTCATATTGGAGTTCTCTCGTACTTGGGTTCGCGAGGAGCATTTCCATTGCTGGCGGGAACTCAGCCTGATTTGTATCGAGCTTTCATGTGTCAGATTTGGCGCCACTCTAACCTTCGCGGAGTATCCGGATTGCTGCACCCCGACAGTCACTTGGAGGGCGGGCGAGAAGGATCCCTTCGTGAAGCGGCTTATCGGCATCTCCGGTTACATGCCAGTTTTGTGAACGGTGGGAACTGGGCGTTCGCCGCCCCTGTTAGTCGCACACTTCAATTTTCCATGAATATCTACGGAGCGCCAGGGGTGATATCCTTTGTTCATGCGAGTCAACTCTACGGCGTGACGCCGCTGATCGGCTCATTTGGACACGATGGAAATGGGAATCTTCCGGGCGTGAAGTTCCTGGGCAAATGGGATTGCCGCCCGCATCGCAGTCGTTTGCTAGTCGTTGACGAGGCAAGACTTTTTGAGTGGAGGGCCTTGCTGGGCTTGGGGGAAGCGCAGCCTGAGGCCGTGCCCTTGCTTTACCCAATATCCTCCGGTGAGCAGAGGGCAATGGATGCCCTAAGCCGGGTTGAGGTTCGTCTCCGCGACGTCGATTTATGGACGAGTGGTGGATTCCATCAGAAGTCTGCTCGGACGGCTGGGATTTTTCGCGAAGAGCTGTCTAACCCTGGGCGCTGGGCCGAGGTTATCGTACAAGGCCCGCATTTCGGAGTTGCCACGCCGATTGCTAAGCAACCGCCGAATATGGGAAATGCTGACAGAGCTACCGACATTGACTCCCTTTCGGCCGACGCCGTGCCTGCGACGAAGTACGTTCGCGCGTGCGATTCCGAGCGTTTCCGTGCAAGTCAAGATGCTTGGGCTGGTCGACCCTACTCGGATTACTATCGGATGGCATGGCGGAGGCAAATAGCCGATAATGGCGAGAGAAGCCTTTTCGCTGCCATACTCCCGCCGGGTCCGACGCACGTCGACTCGGTGCAAAGCCTTGCATCTTATAGGAATGTCGTGACCGCTCTTAATGCCGGTTTCTGGGCGGCCCTGCCTCTCGATTATCTGCTCAGAATCACCGGTCGGAGAGATCTCCGCGAAGCCGACGCGCGCAAAATGCCTTACGCTGATCCGGCTCATCCCTTGGCGCCCGACCTCCTCATTCGGGCACTCCGCTTGAACTGCATTACGAGCGCCTATGCGGAGCTTTGGGGGGAACTTTTTCCGATCGCTTCGCGTGCCAGCTCGTGGGCGGTCAATTGGCCTGGCCTTGACGATCTTCTTGACGGAGTTAAGCCTGATTGGACGATGCATACCCCTTTGCGATCGGAGAGAGGGCGCCGGTCTGCCTTAGTGGAGATCGATGCTCTTGTTGCGGTCTGGTTGTCCATCGATATTGAAGGACTGTTGGCCTCCTACCGGTCCAGGTATGGAGTGCTGGCGAATTACGAATCCGATACCTGGTTCGATCGCAGCGGCAGAAAGCTGGCGGGAAACTTTAATACTTACGGCCATGGTCAGACCAAGGAGCATTTCGAACAGTTTCTGATTTACTTCGACGATGTCGAGCGGAACTCGGCACCGGATGGGTACGCCGCGCCGTTCTACAAGGCGGATCGGGAGAACGAGTATCGGCAGGCGCATGCCGTGTTCAGTAAGCGGCTTCAGGATGCGATCGACGCGGGCTGGCAGCCGTCGTAG
- a CDS encoding IS5 family transposase (programmed frameshift) produces MRRGEQPPWVVPDGLWQRIEPLLPKPERNPRYPGRKRIPDRKVLCGILFVLHTGIQWEFLPQELGFGSGMTCWRRLQEWNRAGVWQRLHELLLAELQAAGKLDWSRAVIDSSHVRAARRGPKSGPSPVDRARPGSKHHVLTEGAGIPLAVSLTGGNRHDVTQLLPLIDKIPPVRGRRGRPRQRPDALFADRAYDHDKYRKAVRGKGIRPRIARRGQPHGSRLGTIRWVVERTIAWYHGMKRLRIRWERRDDIHEAFLTLATCIITYRHVVRLC; encoded by the exons GTGAGGCGTGGTGAGCAGCCTCCGTGGGTCGTGCCGGACGGGCTGTGGCAGCGCATCGAGCCGTTGCTGCCCAAGCCTGAGCGCAACCCGCGGTATCCAGGGCGTAAGCGGATCCCGGACCGCAAGGTCCTGTGCGGGATCCTGTTCGTGCTGCACACCGGCATCCAGTGGGAGTTCCTGCCCCAGGAACTGGGGTTCGGATCCGGGATGACCTGCTGGCGGCGCTTGCAGGAGTGGAACCGGGCCGGGGTGTGGCAGCGACTGCACGAGCTGCTGCTGGCCGAGCTGCAGGCCGCCGGGAAGTTGGACTGGTCCCGCGCGGTCATCGACTCCTCGCACGTGCGGGCGGCCAGACGTGGCC CCAAAAGCGGCCCGAGCCCGGTCGACCGCGCCCGCCCAGGCTCGAAGCACCACGTCCTGACCGAGGGCGCCGGCATCCCCCTGGCCGTGTCGCTGACCGGCGGCAACCGCCACGATGTCACCCAACTGCTCCCGCTGATCGACAAGATCCCACCGGTACGCGGTCGGCGCGGCCGCCCACGCCAGCGCCCCGACGCGTTGTTCGCCGACCGCGCGTACGACCACGACAAGTACCGCAAGGCAGTACGCGGCAAGGGCATCCGCCCACGGATCGCCCGCCGCGGCCAGCCCCACGGCTCCCGACTGGGCACCATCAGATGGGTCGTCGAGCGCACGATCGCCTGGTACCACGGCATGAAGCGCCTACGCATCCGCTGGGAACGCCGCGACGACATCCACGAAGCCTTCCTCACCCTCGCCACCTGCATCATCACGTACCGGCATGTCGTCCGACTTTGTTAG
- a CDS encoding DUF397 domain-containing protein: MAELAGALWRKSTRSGDNGGACVEVADNLPGLVAVRDSKDPAGPALTFSPAAWASFVRVTKRS, translated from the coding sequence ATGGCTGAACTGGCCGGCGCCCTGTGGCGCAAGAGCACCCGCAGTGGCGACAACGGCGGTGCGTGTGTGGAGGTCGCGGACAACCTGCCCGGCCTTGTCGCCGTACGTGACAGCAAGGACCCAGCGGGACCGGCCCTCACCTTCTCCCCCGCCGCCTGGGCCAGCTTCGTCCGGGTCACTAAGAGGTCCTAA
- a CDS encoding helix-turn-helix domain-containing protein, which produces MADDMGSTVPRRQLGRALRELRTEARMTLDGAAEAMQCSRQKMWRIETGIGPVRALDVKAMCELYGATPDLVGALTALAAETKAKGWWHSYGDAVPDWFELYVGLESAASRLRGYDESLIPGLLQTEAYARGVFQNRADMSEDELDQLISIRLQRQGLLRRRLPKAPQLSSVLAEALLIKQIGSRAVMAEQLRHLNDLAGLPNISIRILPLSVGAHYGALAGTFMMLDFPLTNRVVPEPSVVYSESLTGALYLDRPEEIAAYEKVWASLTSLALDEQQSKQLINKIVGEVHHG; this is translated from the coding sequence ATGGCCGACGACATGGGATCGACAGTGCCGCGACGGCAGCTCGGGCGGGCGCTGCGCGAGCTACGCACAGAGGCGCGGATGACGCTGGACGGCGCGGCCGAGGCGATGCAGTGCAGCCGGCAGAAGATGTGGCGCATCGAGACCGGCATCGGCCCGGTCCGCGCCCTCGACGTCAAGGCCATGTGCGAGCTGTACGGGGCGACGCCCGACCTAGTCGGCGCGCTCACCGCCCTGGCCGCCGAGACCAAGGCCAAGGGCTGGTGGCACTCGTACGGTGACGCCGTCCCCGACTGGTTCGAGCTGTACGTCGGTCTGGAATCCGCCGCATCGAGGCTCCGGGGGTATGACGAGTCGCTGATCCCCGGCCTCTTGCAGACAGAGGCGTATGCCAGGGGTGTCTTTCAGAACCGCGCCGACATGAGCGAAGACGAATTGGACCAGCTCATTAGCATCCGGCTTCAGCGGCAGGGCCTCCTACGACGACGGTTGCCGAAGGCACCTCAGCTCAGCTCGGTGCTCGCCGAGGCGTTGCTAATCAAGCAGATCGGCAGCCGGGCGGTGATGGCCGAGCAGCTCCGACATCTGAACGACCTCGCAGGCCTACCGAACATCTCCATCCGGATCCTGCCGCTATCTGTTGGGGCGCACTACGGCGCGCTCGCCGGCACCTTCATGATGCTCGACTTCCCACTGACAAACCGAGTCGTCCCGGAGCCATCCGTCGTCTACAGCGAGTCGCTGACCGGTGCCCTGTACCTCGACCGGCCCGAGGAGATCGCCGCTTACGAGAAGGTGTGGGCGAGCCTTACGTCTCTGGCTCTCGATGAGCAACAATCGAAGCAACTGATCAACAAGATCGTTGGAGAGGTCCATCATGGCTGA
- a CDS encoding restriction system modified-DNA reader domain-containing protein: MNTSILAAGATSQTNGHYGFGATTSQRRFDGDGELAVTDYPAVAEMVNAWREGDLTAAPPGYDRSDRASGRKAKLMFLAPRVQEHADRVAVHLVNGFEETVLGRAANELSLLGWKWCARELTKISASERALTFASSALDVEPILVSYADTSEDPEDHDSRHATPDSPTPNDESDNMSNDSYRQSRRELLINGRRVRISDLLDAGLLSSGAELTFQQRIGETPYRATVTSRGQLRLPDGREFATPSRAAAEESGLVAVPGWAVWRVQPSGQTLHQLRVQLLKDVAEEVGADHARPHEEAEAVRRRFTLLEEARTDAEAGQPRTLTVREFIKHWGIEDRDRTASVQIDADLANHGLTTVPDFRTVSLDKTIRIMVPEGDQPTVAVEPGVDNSEPPSSASDEESVDVGLTLGNLLPDDMSLTWVSPTASFEEAITAMQVDDFSQIAVLANPYTLHGAVSWESIAAAKHRDGHATFSDAIDRRAAARVFDYDVRLLDVLGTLQQDGFIFVRDDQRKITGILTAADVVRKYDDTATPFFLIGEIDQELRQLLQNTFDEEAVKQACLSAGLSFKSFDAMSVGQYQAVLDNPDCWTQLGWPLDRQVFIKRLDRLRRVRNNVMHFNPDPVKPTDVAKLRNFLDLIRRYRG; this comes from the coding sequence GTGAACACGAGCATCCTCGCGGCTGGGGCTACGTCGCAGACGAACGGCCACTACGGTTTCGGGGCGACCACCAGTCAGCGGCGCTTCGACGGCGACGGTGAGTTGGCGGTGACCGATTACCCGGCCGTCGCTGAAATGGTCAACGCATGGCGTGAGGGGGACCTTACTGCGGCCCCACCCGGCTATGACCGCTCTGATCGAGCCTCCGGCCGCAAAGCGAAGTTGATGTTCCTGGCGCCCCGCGTTCAAGAACATGCCGACCGGGTGGCAGTACACCTGGTGAATGGCTTCGAGGAAACCGTGCTGGGCCGCGCCGCCAACGAGCTTTCCCTCCTCGGGTGGAAGTGGTGTGCCCGCGAACTCACCAAGATCTCGGCGAGCGAACGAGCCCTCACGTTCGCAAGTAGCGCCCTTGACGTGGAGCCAATCTTGGTGTCGTACGCAGACACCTCGGAGGATCCCGAGGACCACGACTCCCGTCACGCCACCCCTGACTCACCCACCCCTAACGATGAAAGCGACAACATGTCGAACGACTCGTACCGGCAAAGCCGTCGAGAGCTTCTTATCAACGGGCGTCGCGTCCGGATCTCGGACCTGCTCGACGCGGGGCTACTCAGTTCGGGCGCCGAGCTGACCTTTCAACAACGGATTGGCGAGACCCCGTACCGGGCAACCGTGACATCCCGCGGACAGCTTCGCCTTCCTGACGGCCGTGAATTCGCCACTCCCTCCCGCGCCGCTGCTGAGGAGTCAGGTCTCGTCGCGGTGCCCGGATGGGCGGTGTGGCGGGTCCAGCCAAGCGGGCAGACGCTACACCAACTGCGGGTGCAGCTACTCAAGGATGTCGCTGAGGAGGTCGGGGCGGATCACGCGCGTCCGCACGAGGAGGCGGAGGCGGTACGGCGCCGTTTCACGCTGCTCGAGGAGGCACGGACGGACGCCGAAGCGGGTCAGCCACGCACATTGACCGTCCGCGAGTTCATTAAGCACTGGGGCATTGAGGACCGCGACCGCACCGCGAGTGTGCAGATCGACGCCGACCTGGCCAACCACGGGCTGACCACCGTTCCCGACTTCCGCACCGTCAGCTTGGACAAGACGATCCGGATCATGGTGCCCGAGGGCGACCAACCCACGGTCGCGGTCGAGCCCGGCGTCGACAACAGCGAGCCGCCATCCTCCGCCAGTGACGAGGAGAGCGTTGACGTCGGGTTGACGCTGGGCAACCTCCTTCCCGACGATATGTCACTGACCTGGGTATCCCCGACGGCCTCTTTCGAGGAGGCGATCACCGCAATGCAGGTCGACGACTTCTCCCAGATCGCGGTGCTCGCCAACCCGTACACGCTGCACGGTGCGGTGAGCTGGGAGTCGATCGCGGCCGCCAAGCACCGCGACGGGCATGCCACCTTCAGTGACGCGATCGATCGGCGCGCGGCTGCCCGGGTCTTCGACTACGACGTACGGTTGCTCGACGTGCTGGGAACACTCCAGCAGGACGGATTCATATTCGTTCGAGACGACCAACGCAAAATCACCGGAATCCTCACCGCCGCAGACGTGGTGCGCAAGTACGACGACACGGCGACTCCGTTCTTCCTCATCGGTGAGATTGATCAGGAGTTGCGACAGCTCCTGCAGAACACTTTCGACGAGGAGGCCGTCAAACAGGCGTGCCTGTCGGCGGGATTGTCATTCAAATCGTTCGACGCGATGTCCGTCGGGCAGTACCAGGCGGTGCTTGACAATCCGGACTGCTGGACGCAGTTGGGGTGGCCGCTCGACCGGCAGGTCTTCATCAAGCGTCTCGACCGGCTGCGCCGGGTCCGCAACAACGTCATGCACTTCAACCCCGACCCGGTCAAGCCGACCGACGTGGCCAAGCTGCGGAACTTCCTCGACCTGATTCGCCGGTATCGCGGGTGA